aagaaattacattaatcgcttttaagaaaaagaaggatctCTTAAAGctggataataaaaattgagaataccttaaaaaagtaaaatattatgacaaatgctatgtaaataatatcatatatgaaCACCAACTTTAAAGCTTTGCGTTGAATGTCAACggcataaattatttcttgtaaattataaGCTCGTTTTTTGTACTGATATTTTCgagcatttttattatcgctTGCTCGATACGAtaactataaattaattttaggcTATAAATACATAGTTCTCCGTAATTTGTTTGTACGAAGGCATTTGATGCAAAATAAGTCTTATTTTCAACTAtataacttttgtattttttcgtaGATTTGTTTTTTACCTggcaattttaaacaattcgcAAGCGTGTATGAGATATCCTCTGATGAGTAATGTCCCTGTTGCTGTCACTGTAGTTGCTCCTATACATACGACTGCATTTgaatgcaacaaaattatgtagaaatatttttcttgatcgataaaatattcagtCATGAAATGCAGTACTCGACGTGGCTGCGATCCATTTATATGCAAAGGAATATCAAGAACTGGCGTCAAAATTggcaataaaataacgataaataaacaGCACATGCTGAACACTTGAGTGAACACTATAAGagcatttgaaaaaaattactatataaattttgctttttttaatgtcccgaaatattataagtaatatatttcaaatttctatgctgtataattttttccagtatgatattttatgcaaatgatGACTGCAAAAAATTCTTACGTTTTAAACGTACtatttaaaatgaaacgtGTATAGGACTTATATTCcgtatagtaaaaatattctttgactttttaaaataatttttaaattatatctttacattttagaaatatgttgattatatttagtgtataagtataaaaaataataatgtttaattcattcattcattcataaTGGCGCAACAGTCCTAGTCGGACCTGAGCCTCCCCCAAAGTCATGTGCTTTTGGTGCACACGTAAGTTGTACACAAGCACATGGGACCTACAGTTTTAACGCTGAATCCAAACGGCAAGTAGAGGGGGTTTCGAGGCAAGGAATACTCCTGACGGGCTGCTATTCCGTCGAGGAGGAGAAAAAAgcgatacaattttatttattttggttCTACCAGGACTGGATTCGAACCTGAAATCTTTGGTTTAGCAGACCAGTGCGCTGTCTGCTATGCCACGCTCGCTCacaatatatcatattatattataaaatatgtataatgtataaaagttgtataattatctataattgaATTACTATAATtgattgcataaaaataatgtatgattatataaaaatgtatattataattacttaacattatttatatgttatattaattatttaatattaaataataaattttaaatatatagtgACTTACGACATAATAaaacgtattaaaatatacctGAAATATAATGCAGCTTATCAAAATaccaaaaaacaaaattaattgaaatcgAACAAGTTTTGATTGCTTGTAGGGCCATAAGCCAATGGCGAGTAGAAGAATCCGATTGAGGTCAAAATACTTGGTCTCAACTGAAGTCATCTCTCGGCAAACATCGAGACACATCTAAATGCAAAAAAGACAACAAAGTTTTATATCCCCTTCTTCCAGACAGAtaagtctaatattttttctacgcTAAATTAAATAGCGATATAAAACGCTATAGCCTAATTTGGCATAGAATgggatataatataaaatattattatgggATCGAGACACTTTTATATCTTGACAATTTTGCTAGGAAACAGACAATCGATTTTACACCGAATGAAATTTAGCAGCTGTTTATTTCACACAACAAAAACACATATAAGGTGAATTCTTTAACGAAGTCTATGCAGGTGCATGAACTCACTCGATTCCAGCGACCGCGACGTTGTTATACGTGTTTCATTTGCGTGTGTGCAGTCGTAGGATACGTTAGATGTTTCGAAGCATTGGAACTGCCTCAAAAGTTGATACGAATCATGTGCGAGGTTATTACTGGCGAAATGAAAGGTACTGTAAAATGgactgtaaaatattaaaaatgtagaaaatatcaaagtttattaaatgtgttgcATCTAAGTAAAAAGTACTGCATTCTCTGAAGCAggtattaaaagtattaaagtacTCACTTTTTTGATCGtgcacaaaatttttatttgttatatctCTTGTAACTTTATATTTCCTATCCtgataaattaacattactttcgtaatttttgcattacataactttttatatatgattcttggaatttgaatattatgAGATGATCTACACAATTCATTGCattaaatgtttaagaatGAAAGATATTCACTGCGCAAAAAGATTAacttaaagaaattaataattattaataaagagaagAATCTTTCAAAGctggataataaaaattcggtcagCAGTTAAGCAATCAATGAAATGtggaaaattaaatagagaTGTTTATTTCTCAtagaaaaatacttatatatatatttcctgcAAAAAGTCGCGCAAGCATTCGTCAGTTTTCAATAATGAAATGACATGTCTCATCCGTTTCGTGATACGCCGATAAGTTATGTTGTATCATTCAGAAAATTTATGCAGGTAATCTTTTGACTCACATATATTCTGTTCAAAAAGTCCCCTTTGCCTTTATAACTTTTGTGGGTGAATTGTAAGTTTTCTGCTTTATCTCCTTCGATATGTCCCTTCTCGGTTGATACTCCCAACGTCATTTCTACTTTTCGAAGCAATTCTGGTAAGCGTTTTTTAGAATCGCGCGTAAGTTTGTCtgcaaattttctttaatgtctgagaaaaaaaggattgaAAACTGTAGAAAGACAATTCGTGATTTTTTTACCACGACTATGCGTTCGTGCACGCATCGCTGCTGATTTATTACTTCTGCACCTAAACAAAGATGATAGTGCATTCTCAGTCTACCTACTCTCACGACCTGGCTTTTGcagacattttctttttttcaaaacaaaatcCACGTTGAAAAGCTAAAGAATTCGACACTCGAAgacattaatgaaaattcataGACGGATTTAACCTTTGTTGTGCACACCTCTTCGAAATTACGTATTATGCACAGGAGGTATTTCATACCCCAGTCacttttaaacgtttattacagACGTACAATTCGTTATTTTGACTCAAACAAAATTGCTGGCTATTGTTCAAAGCTTCCAAAATAAGGTCTAATaggtttcattaatattttgcaacataaaagaattataaatgatatgttAACTAAAGAAACCGAAAAATGGACTTTTCActtaaaaatgcataaaaaattcaattttaaatattttttaataatttttgcgggATTACTTTCTTGAAATACTACACTTTCaaggaaaaatattagtttatagcggagttgaaaaaagtatatttatattgctatGAAATCACACGTTTTTCAACTTCTCATCACTGCCAAGAGCAGACTAAAGCCGGGTGGGCAAAACTATGTATAGGATCTTGAAGTGTTATTCCTAGACTACAGATAAATGGCAGCACAGGTCCCGATTCGCATTGCACGTattagaaaaacgcgtttggAAATACGCTGGGGTATTTTCTACCCCAGAGTGCACAACTAAGGTTAACgctcgtaattttcaaaaaatgcaTACTTACTAGGACCGCTTACAAAAGCGAAAACAACGTTGGAAGTAGTGTATCAATCGAGCAGAAACATATTTCGAAGGAGATAGAgttgattaaattataaataaacccCCAAACATTATAAAGACATAGTTTGGAAACTTTTTGAACAGCTCTCGGTAAGACTGTAGTGTACTACTCAAGTccaattttgatgaaattttacagGTACGTAGTACTTACTAAATGTTGTTGGAGCCACTAATGCGGAGTTGTATGGCacgccgttttactttttaatggcatcaataatatttcacacaatataaaagtttccaaaaataattgtcttaagaaaaatagcgattcttactaatgattttaaattatgtcgaatataataaaaattgaatgaattaaaattatgtcgggacataaaaataattccgaatttttattatgttccgaCATCATTGtaattcatccaattaaaattatattggaacataataaaaattgtacggcaagccgttttactttttaatagcataataaatattccatttaatacaaaagataaaaaaataatagtctacaattcttattaatgaattaaaattatgtctggacatcataaaaattagatgaattaaaattatgtcgagacatcataaaaattggatgaattaatattatgtagaaacatcataaaaattgtatgaattaaaattatgtcaagacatcataaaaattgtatgaattaaaattatgtcaagacatcaaaaaaattgtatgaattaaaattatgtcaacatcataaaaattgaatgaattaaaattatgttgatacgtaaaaataattccgaatttttatgatgtctcgacataattttaattcatccaatttttataatgtctcgacataattttaattcatctaatttttatgatgtacagacataattttaattcgtgcgaaattaaaattatgtcgggacataaaaataattccaaatttttattatgttctgacataattttaatttgcctaatttttattatgtttgacataaatttaattcattagtaagaatcgctatttttctcaagacaattattttttggaacttttatattgtgtagaatattatttatgctattgaAAAGTAAAACAGTGCACcatccaatttttatgtatatcaaattttaattcgatgaattaaaattatgttgcgacatcataaaaattggatgaattaaaattatgtcgacacgtaaaaataattccgaatttttatgatgtcttgacataattttaattcattaataagaattgtggactattattttttgatcttTTGTATtgaatagaatatttattatcctcttctaaaaaggagatgtgaagtttattgttgtcgcttttccgcgatgccgattggttctcatgctgcgcttacttcatttgcagctgtcattgtatattttgacagttgtgtgtatcaaggagttaatagtgtaatagtaatagcataatgttaaagctaaatagcgcgcgcgaagcgcgcgtctgtagtgtctagtgctattaaaaagtaaaacggcttgccgtacaatttttattatgttccgatataattttaattggatgaattaCAATGATGTCGAaacataatttacataataaaaattcagaattatttttatgtcccgacataattttaaatcattcaatttttattatgttcgacataatttaaaatcattagtaagaatcgctatttttcttaagacaattatttttggaaacttttatattgtgtagaatattattgatgccattaaaaagtaaaacggcgtgccataatttatattttatgtatgtccagacataattttaattcgtgaaattaaaattatgtcgggacataaaaataattttaaatttttattatgtcccgacataattttaattcatccaatttttattatgttcgacataatttaaaatcattaataagAATCGTCATTTTTCttaagacaattatttttggaaacttttatattgtgtagaatattatttatgctattaaaaagtaaaacggcgtTCCATAGAGTTGCAGAAATACTTATagacgttaaattaaataatgaggTCGAAAGTAGGATCAAAATTTTGACTCGAATAATTtccaagaaaattaaatttcaattattcggcttaattaacgttttttaagatttcgaaatgaaaaaaataataagaattttaaaatattttgctaaactgttttattttattagtgtaTTTGGAAACTGTAGGAGAGACCGAGGCTAAACAGTCCgttttttttcggtgccgatttttaacaacaaaataaataattgtagttaaATGTGGTACACcactgtaaagagtgaacctttagctacaaaatttatataggaaatttttgtctacgttgctttgtttaaccggtatagagcaaaaacgacaacggtggaaaaattgaaatctcaaaaatgccgGGGTATAACAGTCTGCACTGcattttcaatacatatacgtacatctaatcctaaaaaataataggatacattttaataattgttttttaagagaaaaatataaaaatttatttaaaatttttatgcgaaacattattaaaaaatagttacgAGGGTTCCTCTTTCCGCAGAAGTCACTCGCCCGACTGTTTCACCCCTCGACGTCCGATGACTCTATTCGGTGTCTGAACGGTTGTAATTTCCGTCTCATCCATATTCCATATGCAGTGAGCCCGAAAATGCCTTGGAAATGCACCCGGACTGCTTACTGACCGATTAGCCCCAAACACAAGTTCCAGGTTTGATCGCCCACGAAATATTAGACATcaacgataatgaaaaaactacactggattcgtgttcatcatgcattactctttataatcacGTGCCTCGAGATTTGGGgagcaaatattattgcagatattacaaaatttccacgcgcagaaaatgtaactttcaccttccgaaaacacgtttgccctcgtaaaaatcataacacgGCAGGTAACCTGCCGAAACTCTGTTGGTCACATGGGTACTATAAGCagcgtttacaatgttaatagcgagttcgcacaatatacagattccgagatatttgattagACGTATTTACCCCGTAGACgttttagccccggtctcccctactaaGTGTTGACCAAATATcattatcaagaaaaaaaacaaataaagatttcttacattcttctaatattttttacattgtaaatAATGGGCAGTTTGGGATAAATCTCGCTTTTTTGCGTAGAAATTGCAAACCTATGTAAAAgttgttttatttatgaaacttcttttgttaataactcTTTAATAAACTACGAATCGTAAAAACgacaatatcaaaaaatgagaaaataagcTTCTTTGATTTcttggttttttttataatgatattttgcCGACACTGTACgtacgttttttttataatgatacTTTGACGACACTGTACGTACGcgtacagttttttaatacattaatgaaagaacatttcagtaaaatatttttgaattctaATTATCTTTGTATATCGAAATCTTGCAAAACGTTAAGTAGgccgaataattaaaatttgattttctcggaattttccatattttcttAGGTTATtccttacaattttatttaaatcattaatcaGCTTAGTGATTTTATGATTATGACATGTAAGTTGCACTagttttctcattattttactaGTTGATTACTAATTGTTATTGTTTTAACGGGCTGGCTCGACAATTCACTATGTAACTTATAGTATTGCACGACTTACAACCCGTATATAT
This genomic stretch from Temnothorax longispinosus isolate EJ_2023e chromosome 9, Tlon_JGU_v1, whole genome shotgun sequence harbors:
- the LOC139819163 gene encoding uncharacterized protein, translating into MCLDVCREMTSVETKYFDLNRILLLAIGLWPYKQSKLVRFQLILFFGILISCIIFQVYFNTFYYVVSHYIFKINALIVFTQVFSMCCLFIVILLPILTPVLDIPLHINGSQPRRVLHFMTEYFIDQEKYFYIILLHSNAVVCIGATTVTATGTLLIRGYLIHACELFKIASVVPVHTKRLILFILRRSSKAFALNVGQIFVAPLECFATLLKASMSYFTFMYSMQQ